A single genomic interval of Mycobacterium sp. DL592 harbors:
- a CDS encoding PH domain-containing protein translates to MQQTEWAPNPAGIAALGLAGFVMAIACVTVVTDPPGRILSGVAAVGLILFATGSWRARPRLAITQDGLVYRGWFRSHTLRNPDIALIRITEFRRIGRKVRLLEIDTTDNRLIVLSRWDLGTEPLTVLDALTDAGYAGR, encoded by the coding sequence GTGCAGCAAACTGAGTGGGCACCCAACCCCGCGGGTATCGCAGCTCTCGGATTGGCCGGTTTTGTGATGGCAATCGCCTGTGTGACCGTGGTCACAGACCCTCCGGGGCGGATTCTATCGGGCGTTGCCGCAGTGGGGCTGATTCTGTTTGCAACCGGCTCCTGGCGTGCCCGGCCCCGGCTGGCAATCACCCAGGACGGCCTCGTCTACCGGGGCTGGTTCCGGTCACACACTTTGCGGAACCCGGACATCGCGCTGATCCGCATCACCGAGTTCCGGCGTATCGGCCGCAAAGTCCGACTTTTGGAGATCGACACCACAGACAACCGGCTGATCGTGCTCAGCCGGTGGGACCTGGGTACCGAACCGTTGACCGTGCTCGACGCGCTCACCGACGCCGGCTACGCGGGTCGGTGA
- a CDS encoding peptidylprolyl isomerase, which translates to MAHCEFVTSPIATATATLHTNRGDIKIALFGNHAPKTVANFVGLAQGTKEYSTQNASGSTAGPFYDGAVFHRVIDGFMIQGGDPTGTGRGGPGYKFADEFHGELQFDKPYLLAMANAGPGTNGSQFFITVGPTPHLNRRHTIFGEVVDPESQKVVDAIATTAVDRNDRPTEPVVIESVTIS; encoded by the coding sequence GTGGCACACTGTGAATTCGTGACGAGCCCCATTGCGACCGCGACAGCGACCCTGCACACCAACCGCGGCGACATCAAGATCGCCCTGTTCGGCAATCACGCCCCCAAGACCGTCGCCAACTTCGTCGGCCTGGCCCAGGGCACCAAGGAGTACTCGACGCAGAACGCGTCGGGCAGCACCGCCGGACCCTTCTACGACGGTGCGGTGTTCCATCGCGTCATCGACGGCTTCATGATCCAGGGCGGCGACCCGACCGGCACCGGCCGTGGCGGACCGGGCTACAAGTTCGCCGACGAGTTCCACGGCGAGCTGCAGTTCGACAAGCCCTACCTGCTGGCGATGGCCAACGCCGGGCCGGGCACCAACGGCTCGCAGTTCTTCATCACCGTCGGTCCGACCCCGCATCTGAACCGTCGGCACACCATCTTCGGTGAGGTCGTCGACCCGGAGTCGCAGAAGGTCGTCGACGCCATCGCCACCACCGCCGTCGATCGCAACGACCGCCCCACCGAGCCGGTCGTGATCGAGTCGGTCACCATCTCCTGA
- the cwsA gene encoding cell wall synthesis protein CwsA — translation MGRKTEPKLTSRQRLNRGLHYTAVGPVDVTRGAVGLTVHSAESAAAGIRRRYRDTRAARQQLAQEAAAVKQVVAELPAALQEARTAPRRRRRLLVFGGLGLATLVGGAVALRIVRRSMQPEPSALPPSVEVAPKP, via the coding sequence ATGGGCCGCAAGACCGAACCGAAGCTCACCTCCCGGCAGCGTCTGAACCGCGGACTGCACTACACCGCGGTCGGCCCGGTGGACGTCACCCGCGGCGCCGTCGGGTTGACCGTGCACTCGGCGGAGTCGGCGGCCGCGGGCATCCGCCGCCGCTACCGCGACACCCGCGCCGCACGGCAGCAGCTCGCGCAGGAGGCCGCGGCGGTCAAACAGGTGGTCGCCGAGTTGCCTGCCGCCCTGCAGGAGGCGCGCACCGCACCCCGTCGCCGCCGGCGCCTGCTGGTGTTCGGCGGCCTCGGTCTGGCGACGCTGGTCGGCGGTGCGGTGGCGTTGCGCATTGTGCGCCGCTCCATGCAGCCCGAGCCGTCCGCGTTGCCGCCCAGCGTCGAGGTCGCCCCGAAGCCGTAG
- the crgA gene encoding cell division protein CrgA: MPKSKVRKKNDFTVKQVSRTPVKVKAGPSSVWFVVLFISLMLIGLIWLLVFQLAASGLDTPSALQWMSNLGPWNYAIAFAFMITGLLLTMRWR, translated from the coding sequence ATGCCCAAGTCCAAGGTTCGCAAGAAGAACGACTTCACCGTCAAGCAGGTCAGCCGTACCCCGGTGAAGGTCAAGGCCGGGCCGTCGAGTGTGTGGTTCGTCGTACTGTTCATCAGCCTGATGCTGATCGGGCTGATCTGGCTGCTGGTGTTCCAGCTGGCAGCCTCCGGGTTGGACACCCCCAGCGCCCTGCAGTGGATGTCGAACCTGGGTCCGTGGAACTACGCGATCGCGTTTGCCTTCATGATCACAGGTTTGTTGCTCACCATGCGGTGGCGGTGA